In Eupeodes corollae chromosome 3, idEupCoro1.1, whole genome shotgun sequence, a single genomic region encodes these proteins:
- the LOC129949982 gene encoding sialin: MTFVLLPCLKGFSIPKRFNIAVMLFMMCLMSYMARVNFSLNIIAMTKPKNSSEIVPDQGPRYEWDQDDQALLLGAYFYGYLITSLPGGMLAERFGGRAVAGYSCILTAIFTALTPFAASWGVWAVFLVRFIIGFLGGVVYPCCHCLISKWAPPVEKGKFVAALMGGTFGTVITWPISGLIVESMGWPWAFYMVAIFIGLVTLVWFIIVDDSPALHTTISIEERDLILNSLGGSVSTKKKLPPFKYVALSLPFWSLLLLHYGNMWGLFFLITAAPKFMSEVLGFNLSSAGFLSSLPHLARLICAFGFGAIADIIRRKELISVTKIRKIFCIPSHIIPGVFLIILAYFGRDPYVCVAIITFSLGFNGAATVTNLANSQDLAPNYAGTLYGTINFVGTTPGIFSPMIVAYFTRDENTIDQWQNIFLIGAGAYIVPAIIFSILGSGKIQKWNDIDNDSNEKDVANTKL; the protein is encoded by the exons tctcAATCCCCAAGAGATTCAACATCGCGGTGATGTTGTTCATGATGTGCCTTATGTCTTATATGGCCCGggtaaatttttcattaaatattattgccATGACCAAACCGAAGAACAGCTCTGAAATAGTTCCTGAT CAAGGACCACGTTATGAATGGGATCAAGATGATCAAGCCTTACTTTTGGGTGCATACTTTTATGGTTATCTCATAACTTCTCTACCAGGTGGAATGCTTGCTGAAAGGTTTGGTGGAAGGGCTGTTGCTGGTTATTCTTGTATTTTAACGGCAATTTTCACTGCCTTGACACCTTTTGCAGCCTCCTGGGGTGTATGGGCAGTCTTTTTGGTGCGTTTCATTATTGGATTTCTTGGG GGTGTAGTGTATCCTTGTTGTCACTGCCTCATATCAAAATGGGCGCCACCAGTGGAAAAAGGAAAATTCGTGGCAGCTTTAATGGGTGGAACTTTCGGTACCGTGATTACATGGCCTATTAGTGGCCTTATCGTCGAATCAATGGGATGGCCTTGGGCATTTTACATGGTTGCCATATTCATCGGTCTTGTAACCCTCGTATGGTTCATTATTGTTGATGATAGTCCCGCGCTGCACACAACAATATCAATTGAAGAGCGTGATCTTatattaaattccttaggaGGTTCTGTGTCCACGAAAAAGAAGTTACCACCATTCAAATATGTGGCATTGTCGTTGCCTTTCTGGTCATTGTTGTTGCTTCACTACGGTAACATGTGGGGACTGTTCTTCCTTATCACAGCAGCACCGAAATTCATGAGTGAG GTCCTAGGATTCAACCTTTCATCAGCAGGATTTTTGTCCAGTCTTCCCCATTTGGCAAGACTAATATGTGCCTTCGGATTTGGAGCAATTGCTGATATAATAAGACGCAAGGAATTGATATCAGTTACGAAAATTAGGAAAATTTTCTGCATTCCat CACATATCATCCCAGGAGTCTTTCTTATCATTTTGGCTTATTTCGGTCGAGACCCTTACGTGTGTGTAGCCATAATTACATTTTCTCTTGGTTTTAATGGAGCTGCAACCGTCACAAATTTAGCCAACTCACAGGATTTGGCTCCCAATTATGCAGGAACACTTTACGGAACTATAAATTTTGTTGGAACAACCCCTGGTATATTTTCACCAATGATCGTTGCATATTTCACCAGAGATGAG AATACAATTGATCAGTGGCAAAATATTTTCCTGATTGGTGCTGGGGCATATATAGTTCCTGCGATCATATTTTCGATCTTGGGATCGGGCAAGATTCAAAAGTGGAACGACATTGATAACGACTCGAACGAAAAAGATGTAgccaatacaaaattataa